The Quercus robur chromosome 3, dhQueRobu3.1, whole genome shotgun sequence DNA segment GAAGATACATCATTCATCAGTCACATGATTGAATGGGATAGTCACAACCACATGATCCTCACTTGGATCCGGAATACCTCCATCTCCAATCTGTTGGGTagctttgatgatgcaaaatctACATGGGATATGTTGGCCAAAAGATACTCCACCTCTCATGGATCCATGAAATATCAGTTAGTGGTTGAGTTGCATCAGCTCAGGCAAGAACTAGGACAATCTATCAATGACTACTATGATTAGCTTCACTTCATTTAGGATCAAATTGACCTTTCTAGTCCAAATTGGGCATGCTTGAAGGATGCTCAGCAATATGTTACTGTTCAAGATGAATTTCGTCTCTATGAAATCCCTGATGTCACTTCACAAGGACTATGAGCCCATCCGAGGTCAGCTTCTTAATCGCAATCCTCCTCCTTCTCTTAATACTGCTGTAAATGAGTTGGTTGGAGAAAAGCTCATCTTGCAACCCTTCAAGCCTAGAATAAGCTTAATATTCTGGTTATTGCTCCTTCTACTCCACCCATAGAGCAACCTCCACAATCAAGGTTTGATACCTCTAGCTCTGGCAATCGTCGCAAGCAGACCAATAAAAAGTTCTACAGCTATTGCTTCTGGCCACACTATTGAAACTTGTTACCGTCGCAACAAATCTATTGCTACTGTTGCTAATATGAATCTACTCCGCCAATGTCTTCCATCTTAGCTAAGTTCCAGTTTTTTGGATCCACTATCAACCTTTCCTTTATTGAACTACAGGACATCATAGCTCAGGCTATTTGTATGGCTGgtaatgcatctctttccaCTACTCTCTCAGTTTTTCCTAGTAAGTATCACTCTTGGCTTTTTGATTTTGcctgttgcaatcacatgacacttcactcgtccttattctccaaacttgaacCTACACCACATCCTCTTAATATTCATATAGTCGATGGTTCCACCATGCATGGCAATAGTCTAGGTTTTGTTTCGACCTCCAACCTTTCAGTTCCTGAGGTCTTCCATGTACCTGATCTATCCTATAATTTATGCTCTGTGGGATAATTAGCTAAACTATGATATCaccttattttttgttattctgggtgtattgtgcaggatccgaggacaAGGCAGGAGCTTGGGACCAGTTGTAGAGTTTAGCGTATGTTTCCCAtggacaatcttcatcttccaccAGTTGCTCCTGTTTCTATTGCTGTTGTAGCTGCTACAGTTTCTTCCTTACCTTCTCTCGCACTTTGGCATTCTCGTCTTAGTCATGCACTCTTttctcgggtacaacaattagcttctagGGATCTGTTAGGttctgtgtccaaagacaattTTAATTGTATTTCATGCCAATCAGGAAAACAGTCAGCTTTGCCTTTCAGTAATAGTGAATCTATCtctaatagtatttttgagttaattcattctgatatttggggaCCTTCTCCTTTTACTAGTATTagtggatctcgatattttgttatttttattgatgattattcttgTTATAGTTGGATTTTTCCTATGAAATCTTGCTCTGAATTATTACCAATCTACAGTaactttgcaaaaatggttgaaacacaattttccaaacgtatcaaaatttttcaatttcataatgctcttgaatatactcaatatacTTTTCAAGCTCTGTTGCATTCTTATGGCACTATACagcaactaacttgtccaggtacctctcagcaaaatggtcgaGCCGAATGAAaatttcgtcatattcttgacactgttcatacttttcttctttctgccgAAGTTCTTGCTCCgttttggggtgaagctgctcttcatgttgttcatactattaatcgAATTCCAAGCACTTTTATCCataatcaaactccatatgagcacCTTTTTGGGTCACCCCTAACTATCATCACCTAAGCTCCTTCGGTTTTGCTTGTTTCATTCTCCTTCAACCTCATGAgcacaacaaacttgagcctcgatctagactttgttgtttccttggctatggcgaaactcaaaaggggtatcggtgttatgatcaTATCTCTCATCGCCTTTGTGTTTCCTATCATGTTGTCTCTCACTTCCGTTCTTCCCTAACTACCTCCTCTATTTTAGAAATCTTTCCAAACGAGTCACATGTTCCTTCTACAAATACTCTTGATCCTCCTTTAGATTTCTCTATCCAACCACcagatattttttatgcttctcTTGGATCACCCTCTAATGAataggtggaagatgaacaagTCGATGACAAGCTACCCCACCTTGATCTTGGGTCCCCTACTCCTGCTCTGCTTGAAGATCTTCCACAAGATTGTCACTCAactcgggtaagatccattcctgcatatttacttgactatcattgttacactgcccttaCTATACTAcacgagcctcacacctatcatGAGGCTttcactgaccctttatggcagattgcaatgaaagagaaACTTAATGCATTATCCAAAAACTATACTTGGTATTTGGTTACTCTCCCTCCTGGACAGTCTGTGgctggttgtaagtggatctacaagatcaAGACTCGCTTTGATGAGTCTTTTGAGTGCTATAAGGCTCCTCTTGTTACAAAAgattttacacaggagtatgagattgattatgaagagacctttatTCCGGTTGCTCGTATTTCATTTATTCATGCCCTCTTAGCTATTGCCGCTACTAGTAAATGAGACCTTTTTCAAATGGGTGTCAAAAATGCCTTCCTCAATGGGGATTtaaatgaagaagtttatatgcaacctcctcctggtctctctgttgaatcGAACAAGGTTTGTCACCTTCAatgtgcactttatggccttaaacaagctccaagagcttggtttgccaagttcagcTCCACCATTTTTCGCTTGGGTTACACTGCTAGTctttatgattctgccttatttcttcatcgCCTTGACAAAGGCACCAATTTGCTTTTCCTATATgaggatgatatgatcataactagTGATGACCTTAATGGCATTTAAAAACTTAAGGACTTTCTTAGTCAGCagcttgagatgaaagatcttgaacatctcagctacttcttgggtgttgaaatcactcattccatagatggtctttatattactcaaaccaagtatgcttctgaactTTTATCTCGAGCTAGACTCattgatagcaagactgttgacactccagttgaactTAATGCGCATCTAACTCCCTCGGGGAGGAAACCGTTGTCTAATCCCTTTCTTTACAGACGATTAgctggcagcctagtttatctcactatCACTCGTCTAGACATTTCCTATGATGTTCACCAGGTGAGCTAGTATTTGTCTActccacgatcaactcactatgaTATTGTTCTACGGATTCTTTGATACAtgaagggcactctcttccatggtcttttctactTTGTTCAATCTCCTCTTGTTCTCCATGCATTCTCTGATGTTGGTTGGGCAGGAGATTCCACTGATCACAGGTCTATcactggttattgctttctccttggttcttctctAATTTCTTAGCAAAGCAAGAAACAAACCCTTGTGGCCCATTCTAGTACTGAAGTGGAATATCGTGCCTTTgttgataccacatctgagctcatTTGGCTATGATGGCTTCTAAAGGACTTAGGTGTGTTCACATCTTAtactactcctctttattgtgacaaccagaatGTCATTCATATTCACTCCCCTCGCGTCCCTTTCATTGAAGGACATGTCCCAGTCTGTTCATTGTTGCTCGAAAGGAGGTATCGTGTGGACACTATTCACCTGCCTCTAGTATGCTTTCTTAAGGGATTTAAATGACTCTCCTGAGAAGGGCCCTCCTGTAATCGTCTTTATCTCCCTGATCACATCCTGTGGAGATTGGGATGGGCGATCGTCACTCCTGGAAGGGGACTCATGCTGGCTCTTATTGCTGTCTCTAAACTTACTATATTCCCCCTTCTTCACATATCTCTATAATTTTCCTTTCTGTATCAATTCCTTTATTTGCTCCTTTAGGTCTTTACAATCTTCTGTGTTGTGGCCGTGATCCTTTTGGAATCAGCAGTACTTGTTTTTATCACAAACATTAGGGGATGAGTGTAATGGTCTTGGCCATTTGAGATAGTGCTCGTCCTTAATTTgcattaaaattttgtcaacaggtATAACTAGAGGAGTAAATCTTATCGTCCAAGGACCTTGATCATCTTTTCTTCTGTTCACATCATTGTTCGGACGATCTGGGCATTCCCTCTTTTGACCCCTACGCTCGTCTTCTTTCTTCACCTTTTCTCCTGGCTTTTCTACATCCTTTATGGCTGCTAAAgcatcttcagcattcatgtacttctgtgctTTCAGGAGCATTTCTGCCATTATCTTTAGAGGATTCTCTGCAAGGGAAGCCACGAGATCTCTGGATCTCAGTCCCGCTTTAAAGGTCGTCAGCTGTACCTTGTCATCAGCGTCGTCCACCTCCAGAGTCTCCCGAGTAAATCGTTTCACGTACGATCTCAGagtttccttctctccctgtctaATGGTGAGTAAGTAGTCCGCCGGCCTCTTTGGACGCTGCCCCCCTATGAAGTGACGCAAGAAGGCATTGGTCAACTGCTCGAAGTTGTCAACGGACAAAGTCGGCAACTTTGTGAACCATTCacttgcagctcctttgagagtggtgggAAAGGAATGACACAGTATCTCGTCGGGTGGCTGTTGAAGACCTAGCGTTGTCTTAAAGGTATTAAGGTGATCCTGAGGGTCTTTGAGTCCATTGAACGACTTAAGTTGAGGTAAGCGAAACTTTGACGGTACAGGGCATTCAAGTACCGCCGCGATGAAAGGTGAATCTGTGGCCCTTACCATTTTGTCTACGCTTCGATCCGTCTTCTCCTTAATGGCGTTCCTCagttcgtccatctccttcTTCATTTCTCGAAAAAGATCTGAATTCTGCTCGTTCGGAGTAGTTGGTCTTTGATGAATACTCCTCCTATGGCTATCCCCTTCTCCCTTCATGTTATCCTTGGATCGGTTCTCCTCCTGTTGAGCTTGTTGGTCCTGTTGAAGCCGTAGCTTCATTTCCTGATTTTGCTTAgtgagttcttcaatggtggctgcaagagcttgaacttgctgggccaaggctGCGGAATCTGGATTGGGTTCCATTTGAGTGTAGAAATTGATGGAAACTACGCTCtcaaatatgaatttgaaaatgttgtttCCCACAGACTGCACCAAACTGATGAAGCGCAACTTCGTTATTTGAATCGAATGTGCCCAGATGGACCCAAATCCTCACCTGAATACCTGTGAAGTTGATGAAACTGCTTCCGTCACGATGGTTACCGGTGTGGTGCCTACTACAgcgcctccgatgccaaagttagaatgggagaatatattgtaaaatgaaataaaacagtaaaatggCAATTGATCTTGTTTTAGAGTATCTATGTGTTTTTTATGTACCTTCTGATGGCAATGTAGGGAGCTTTATATATGTTGCTCTGGATTCTAGCCATTGTGCTTGGCATTGTGATGTTAATGTCTTCCTTTGGTAACGCTTCTTGCCTTGTAATGGAGCTTTTAATGTGCTCTCAACGGTCTGTACAGTTGGTCCTATAACCGTCTGAGGCATTATTGGTGGCATTGAATGATCTGGATGTCTTCGTCAGTGACATGAGTATGGGTTAGGCTCTTCATTGGGGAATGGTCTCATCAGTAAGGCTTATCTCGTCTATAGACAATTTCGTCAACCCTATCAGCGGGGAAACGGTGAAGTTGcagacttctttttttttggtcaaatggCACCGTTTTGTACGTGCCAGGTCATCACTTCATTGCCAAACTGTTTCGTTTTAGGGCCtatttggccaaaaaaaaaaaaacacgtcaGCAAGATGACATGGCAGTTAACAGGAAAAAAACTAACCGAGGGGTGATTTGTTAACAAAACCAAACATTAGGGTATAAAATCAAAGTTCTGAAAAGTTGGGGTGTACTTTGcaatttactcaaaaaaatataattacttgTTAGAAACAAAATCTTGAAAGTTTCTTTTGCAGCATTGCAGCTGTGGCCACGATTTCATatggaaatgatgaatttgttgggaatttagtgtgcatttggatatagtttattttgctgaaaacaataaattttttttttttttttttttttttttattgtttattacaGTACAACAATGTTCATTGGCCTAAAATCATTGTTCATGACCAATGAATAGTGCATAATGTgttggacttaaaaaaaaaaaggcccaaaacacctaaaacacgaACGCAGCCACACTACCCAAACGGACCTTTAATTACTGAAGCTTTAGAAAAGATTGGCCCCGATGGAGTTATCTCTATTGAgtcatcttcatcatttgaGGCCTCTGTAATAACAGAATTAGAAATGAAGGTAGGTCATTAAAGAtgatttttaattgaaaagattcatgaaatttaatttgaaaggaaagaaaatgggtCAGAATGAAATTTGAATCGAAccataattttttgttcaaatttttacttttattttttgtgcaaaATGCAAAAAGATCCTTTAACTTTAGGTCAAAGTCAAATTAACCCCCTTATGTTCTAATCTGAATTTTTAAACCCTGAAGCTAGGGGACTTGCAAAATTGGTCCTTCCATCACACGTCCACTGGCACAATGGACAGAAAATGTTGTCATGTGATTCatcttaataaaaattcattttaaagtaaaatttacttaaaagattcattttaaaatgtttaattcttattttgCTTCTCCTCTCTTCTGCAATGCATAAAACCACCCACCAAGGAAATCAGCCAACTAAACTTGCTACGCAAGCCATTATACAGGGTGGCCAACAACAATAACCATCCAAGTCTGCCACTCCCATTACCCAAAACAACCCTTACATCTCCTCGACCCTTTCCTCTGccagaaaaaaacaagaaaaatcatGGAAAATTAATGACTGCCAACCCTACTGGGAGTTCTCTGTACTGTACTGTTCATCTAATGATATTTTTAGAATGAAAATAAACTTTATAAACCAGCAATGAACTAATTACCCCcctgtttgggtttttttttttttttttttttttgaaaataaacagACTAAAGAAAATCAACATTAAGGTTATAGTCTCAATCCATTTAAATTTAATTCCTTAAGGCACAGATAGATAAAACTCATAAAAGGTTGTACCCAGTTCAGAAAGCTCCCAATTCTGTGGAGTCATGACACAAATGGAtacaagttaaaaaaatttgtattcatTCCTCAGCTCACAGGTAGATACTACTACTTTtaatcatgttaattagtatttcttttaatttatacattttttttagctaCGGAATGTATCATAAACTGAACAAGGACTACGTGCATATAACTGACACCACCCCTTGGCCACCCTCAAAACTAAGACCTAACACAAAACCAAACTTCCACAACAAGCCCTAAACCACTACCCCTGGCTTAGATCCGACACCTACAGCCTCGGATTTGCCACCTccacaaacccaaaacacaaCCCTTTGGTGAATCTTTGCTGTGTGCCAGTTTTTGTAGTGGTAAATTGTGGTGGTTCTTGGCTGCCGGAGATGTTGGTGTGGTTGTGTGTTGGCaggagtgagagaggaagaagcagaagaagataagggagaaaaggaaaggaaaataaagtcaaattaaaaataaaatggttttatatatatatatatatatagtaaattttACTTTAAGAAGAATAATGTGTGAACCACTTGACACCATTTTCCTTCCATTGAGTCATCGGAAGTAAGATGGAAGGACCAATTTGGCAGTTTTCCAAACTTCTGTGGTTCAAACTTGATATTAGAACATCAGAGGTCTGTTTAATTATGACCTAAAGTTGGAGGGGTCTTTTTGCATTTTTCCCCTTTATCCCTGattcctagatttttttttttctctattccctttcctttaattCTATTAGA contains these protein-coding regions:
- the LOC126719392 gene encoding uncharacterized protein LOC126719392, which gives rise to MKLRLQQDQQAQQEENRSKDNMKGEGDSHRRSIHQRPTTPNEQNSDLFREMKKEMDELRNAIKEKTDRSVDKMVRATDSPFIAAVLECPVPSKFRLPQLKSFNGLKDPQDHLNTFKTTLGLQQPPDEILCHSFPTTLKGAASEWFTKLPTLSVDNFEQLTNAFLRHFIGGQRPKRPADYLLTIRQGEKETLRSYVKRFTRETLEVDDADDKVQLTTFKAGLRSRDLVASLAENPLKIMAEMLLKAQKYMNAEDALAAIKDVEKPGEKVKKEDERRGQKRECPDRPNNDVNRRKDDQGPWTIRFTPLVIPVDKILMQIKDEHYLKWPRPLHSSPNVCDKNKYC